In Rodentibacter haemolyticus, the DNA window TAAACAAGATCTTGGTGGTACTTTCCTAAGTGAGAATACTCTTAACAGCGAAGAGCATGGGAAAATTATTTTCTATGCGGTGAATACAGATGCGCAAGCATTACGCAAAAGTCAAGTTCAACAAACCGTGCAGATTGGTGGGGCAACAACAAAAGGTCTTGGTGCCGGCGCTAATCCTAACGTAGGTCGTAAAGCAGCTGAAGACGATCAGGAAGAAATCCGTAAAATGCTTGAAGGCGCAGATATGGTCTTTATTGCTGCCGGTATGGGGGGCGGTACGGGCACTGGTGCTGCTCCTGTAGTGGCTAAAGTTGCCAAAGATCTGGGTATTCTAACCGTTGCGGTTGTAACAAAGCCCTTTGCTTTCGAAGGTAAAAAACGTATGCAATTTGCTGAGTTAGGCATTAAGGATTTATCACAATATGTTGATTCGATGATCATTATTCCTAATCAACAAATTCAAAAAGTTCTCCCTAAAAATGCAACATTAATTGATGCTTTTGCTGCTGCGAACGATGTGCTACGTAACTCCGTAATGGGCATTTCCGATATGATTACTTCTCCGGGTATGATTAATGTGGACTTTGCTGACGTTAGAACCGTAATGTCTGAAATGGGACAGGCTATGATTGGCTTCGGTTCGGCACGTGGTGGCGCAGGTGAAGGACGTGCTGAAGAAGCGGCAAGAATTGCAGTACGTAATGATTTATTAGAGAAAGTTGATTTAACCAATGCGAAAGGTATTTTGATTAATATTACCGGTGGTTTTGATATCGCATTTGATGAATTTAATGTCGTGGGTGAAACCATTCACAGTTTTGCTTCTGAGGACGCCACTATTGTTGTTGGTACGACATTAGTGCCTGAAATGAGCGATGAAATTCGTGTAACAATTGTTGCAACGGGTTTAGGCGAAATCGCTTCAAATGAGCCGGTTCAAGTTCAAAAAACAGTTCAACAAACATCGCCGCTTCATTTACCAACTAACGAAAATGCACAGTCGATTCTGTTAAGAACGCAAGAACAAATTACCTCTTTTAGACAACCTGAGCCGATTCGTTCTTCGTATTCTCAGGAACAGCAACCTAAAGAGGCTTATCGTAGCGAATTGGAAAAACCGATTACTGATCGCTTATCTTCTTTTCAACGATTCGATCCAAACGCAATGAATAAAGACGATAAATAACAATTAATTTTGTTACTTTGTAATAAGGCAAAAAATTATGATTAAACAAAGAACATTAAAACAAAGTATTAAAGTAACGGGTGTAGGCTTGCATAGCGGCAAAAAGGTAACCTTAACGTTACGCCCGGCTATGCCGAATAC includes these proteins:
- the ftsZ gene encoding cell division protein FtsZ — encoded protein: MLYPDYGDFEEQSGALIKVVGVGGGGGNAVNHMVANMIKQDLGGTFLSENTLNSEEHGKIIFYAVNTDAQALRKSQVQQTVQIGGATTKGLGAGANPNVGRKAAEDDQEEIRKMLEGADMVFIAAGMGGGTGTGAAPVVAKVAKDLGILTVAVVTKPFAFEGKKRMQFAELGIKDLSQYVDSMIIIPNQQIQKVLPKNATLIDAFAAANDVLRNSVMGISDMITSPGMINVDFADVRTVMSEMGQAMIGFGSARGGAGEGRAEEAARIAVRNDLLEKVDLTNAKGILINITGGFDIAFDEFNVVGETIHSFASEDATIVVGTTLVPEMSDEIRVTIVATGLGEIASNEPVQVQKTVQQTSPLHLPTNENAQSILLRTQEQITSFRQPEPIRSSYSQEQQPKEAYRSELEKPITDRLSSFQRFDPNAMNKDDK